Proteins from a single region of Deinococcus depolymerans:
- a CDS encoding M3 family metallopeptidase: protein MTATQTEPTGVSNPLLNVGFRIPFDRIAPEHAEAAVDTLLAQTQAKLEELARSGERGFATFMADLDTLTEQLDTVNTIVHHLDSVNSSPEWHAAKMAILPRTSEFYTKLSLHPGLWAALKAFAATPAAAALDPVRARHLKLTIDEFRREGADLQGAEQERLLALNTRLAEVTSQFSKNVLDETAAFELYVPTGRLSGVPQRVQDATRRDAEARGKEGHRLTLHAPVLLPVLTYADDRDLRRDLWLANSRVGQQDGRDNRPLIREILKLRREKAQLLGFQNFADYVLQDRMAGSGERALAFERDLDARTRPAFERENEELRAFHRAQVGADAPELEAWDVAYWAEKQRQAKYDFDEEALRPYFPMDGVLKGLFEITKRVFGITVTESAAPGWHPEVRYYTIHDETGTHVASFYTDWFPRDSKRAGAWMNAFITGGPRERGVAPHLGLMCGNMTPPDAQTPALLSIREVETVFHEFGHLLHHAMSRVEVRSLSGTNVPWDFVELPSQIMENWVMEREALDLFARHYQTGEPIPQALFERMIAARNYRAANAAMRQYSFGLTDLSLHVEFDPEGDTDHIAYARDLMARFNPTPLPAHYAMIAAFNHLFSSPVGYGAGYYSYKWAEVLDADAFSRFAAEGIFNRDTGRAYVDSILSRGNSADPAHLYREFMGRDPDADALLRRSGLLE, encoded by the coding sequence CTTCATGGCCGACCTGGACACCCTGACCGAGCAGCTGGATACCGTGAACACCATCGTCCACCACCTCGACAGCGTGAACAGCAGCCCCGAATGGCACGCCGCGAAGATGGCGATCCTGCCCAGGACCAGCGAGTTCTACACCAAACTCAGCCTGCACCCCGGCCTGTGGGCCGCGCTGAAAGCCTTCGCCGCCACGCCCGCGGCCGCCGCGCTCGACCCCGTGCGCGCCCGGCACCTGAAGCTCACCATCGACGAATTCCGCCGCGAGGGCGCTGACCTTCAGGGTGCCGAGCAGGAACGCCTGCTGGCCCTGAACACCCGCCTGGCCGAGGTGACCAGCCAGTTCAGCAAGAACGTGCTCGACGAGACGGCCGCCTTCGAACTGTACGTGCCCACCGGGCGCCTCTCGGGCGTGCCGCAGCGCGTGCAGGACGCCACCCGCCGCGACGCGGAGGCCAGAGGGAAGGAGGGCCACCGCCTGACCCTGCACGCCCCGGTGCTGCTGCCGGTCCTGACGTACGCCGACGACCGCGACCTGCGCCGCGACCTGTGGCTCGCCAACAGCCGGGTCGGCCAGCAGGACGGCCGGGACAACCGCCCCCTGATCCGCGAGATCCTGAAACTCCGCCGCGAGAAGGCCCAGCTGCTGGGCTTCCAGAACTTCGCGGACTACGTGCTGCAAGACCGCATGGCAGGCAGCGGCGAGCGCGCCCTGGCCTTCGAACGGGACCTGGACGCCCGCACCCGCCCCGCCTTCGAACGCGAGAACGAGGAACTGCGCGCCTTCCACCGCGCGCAGGTCGGCGCAGACGCCCCCGAACTGGAAGCCTGGGACGTCGCGTACTGGGCCGAGAAGCAGCGTCAGGCGAAGTACGACTTCGACGAGGAAGCCCTCAGGCCCTACTTCCCCATGGACGGCGTCCTGAAAGGCCTGTTCGAGATCACGAAGCGCGTGTTCGGCATCACCGTCACCGAGAGCGCCGCCCCCGGCTGGCACCCCGAGGTCCGCTACTACACCATTCACGACGAGACCGGCACCCACGTCGCGAGCTTCTACACCGACTGGTTCCCCCGTGACAGCAAACGCGCCGGCGCGTGGATGAACGCCTTCATCACCGGCGGCCCCCGCGAGCGCGGCGTGGCACCCCACCTGGGCCTGATGTGCGGCAACATGACGCCCCCCGACGCCCAGACGCCCGCCCTGCTGTCCATCCGTGAGGTCGAGACCGTCTTCCACGAGTTCGGACACCTGCTGCACCACGCCATGAGCCGCGTGGAAGTCCGCAGCCTGAGCGGCACCAACGTCCCGTGGGACTTCGTGGAACTCCCCAGCCAGATCATGGAGAACTGGGTCATGGAACGCGAGGCGCTCGACCTGTTCGCCCGCCACTACCAGACCGGCGAGCCCATCCCGCAGGCGCTGTTCGAGCGCATGATCGCCGCCCGCAACTACCGCGCCGCGAACGCCGCCATGCGCCAGTACTCCTTCGGCCTGACCGACCTGAGCCTGCACGTCGAATTCGACCCCGAAGGCGACACGGACCACATCGCGTACGCCCGCGACCTGATGGCCCGCTTCAACCCCACCCCGCTGCCCGCGCACTACGCGATGATCGCCGCGTTCAACCACCTGTTCAGCAGTCCCGTCGGCTACGGCGCCGGGTACTACAGCTACAAGTGGGCCGAGGTTCTCGACGCCGACGCGTTCAGCCGTTTCGCCGCCGAGGGCATCTTCAACCGCGACACCGGCCGCGCCTACGTGGACAGCATCCTCAGCCGCGGCAACAGCGCCGACCCCGCCCACCTGTACCGTGAATTCATGGGCCGCGACCCCGACGCGGACGCCCTGCTGCGCCGCAGCGGCCTGCTGGAGTAA